In Alistipes ihumii AP11, a genomic segment contains:
- the uvrC gene encoding excinuclease ABC subunit UvrC, which yields MKPSKRIEELKEKVALLPQSPGVYQFLGSDGQVIYVGKAKNLHRRVYSYFTSKANESPKVRVMVSRIADLRHTVVSSESEAFLLENNMIKSLQPRYNILLKDDKTYPWIVIRNEPFPRVQSTRRLVRDGSQYFGPYASVYVQKAVLDMAHSIHSLRTCSLNLSPEAIAKNRYSVCLQYHIGNCKGPCVGLQGEEDYRRSVGMVASLLRGDTRDTMRYLKEKMSEASEAMRFEEAAQYKKRIEILTSYQSKSVVVSNTLTNMDVFSLVTDEDAAFCNFMRIADGAVVNSFTVELKPGLEDTPRDVLTYAIGTIAERLSGKLSREVIVPFPPSGSLWENVAFTVPQRGDKLRLLELSERNARLYRLEKLKQIEIKDPARHTNRILSTLQRELRLSMPPRHIECFDNSNLQGTNPVASCVVFRDGKPSRKEYRHFNIKTVVGANDFASMEEVIGRRYSRLLAEGAELPELIVVDGGKGQLRFAYETLQRLGLEHKIAIVGLAKRIEEVYFPHDPLPYYIDRNSEALKVLMHIRDEAHRFGITFHRKKRSLAFIRSELESIPTLGPRSVDKLLRHYRTVSNIRRASEEELSGLIGRQRAAEVIRYYSKAGELSVAHGTDGPSPSHDESAPSNGRAIPLTTAGKDNPAPFDTEGDGFAPKQRG from the coding sequence ATGAAACCATCCAAGCGCATCGAGGAGCTCAAGGAGAAGGTCGCCCTGCTGCCCCAGTCGCCCGGCGTCTACCAGTTTCTGGGCTCCGACGGACAGGTGATCTACGTGGGCAAGGCGAAAAACCTGCACCGGCGGGTCTACTCCTACTTCACGTCGAAAGCGAACGAGAGCCCGAAAGTGCGGGTCATGGTCTCCCGGATCGCCGACCTGCGCCACACGGTCGTCTCCAGCGAGAGCGAGGCGTTCCTGCTCGAGAACAACATGATCAAGAGCCTCCAGCCGCGCTACAACATCCTGCTCAAGGACGACAAGACCTACCCGTGGATCGTGATCCGCAACGAGCCGTTCCCGCGCGTGCAGTCGACCCGGCGGCTCGTGCGCGACGGATCGCAGTATTTCGGGCCTTACGCGTCGGTCTACGTCCAAAAGGCCGTTCTGGACATGGCACACAGTATCCATAGCCTGCGCACCTGCTCGCTGAACCTGTCCCCCGAGGCAATCGCCAAGAACCGTTACAGCGTCTGCCTCCAGTACCATATCGGCAACTGCAAGGGCCCGTGCGTCGGATTGCAGGGCGAGGAGGACTACCGCCGCAGCGTCGGCATGGTCGCTTCGCTGCTGCGCGGCGATACCCGCGACACGATGCGCTACCTGAAAGAGAAAATGAGCGAGGCCTCCGAGGCGATGCGCTTCGAGGAGGCCGCGCAGTACAAGAAACGGATCGAGATCCTGACCTCCTACCAAAGCAAGTCGGTCGTAGTGAGCAACACGCTGACGAACATGGACGTGTTCTCGCTGGTCACGGACGAGGACGCCGCCTTCTGCAACTTCATGCGCATAGCCGACGGGGCGGTCGTCAACTCGTTCACGGTCGAGCTGAAACCGGGACTCGAAGACACGCCGCGCGACGTGCTGACCTATGCGATCGGGACGATCGCCGAGCGGCTGTCGGGCAAGCTCTCGCGCGAGGTAATCGTCCCGTTCCCCCCATCGGGAAGCCTGTGGGAAAACGTCGCGTTCACCGTGCCTCAACGGGGCGACAAGCTGCGTCTTCTGGAACTGTCGGAGCGCAACGCCCGGCTGTACCGGCTCGAGAAGCTCAAGCAGATCGAGATCAAAGACCCCGCCCGCCACACGAACCGTATTCTCTCGACGCTGCAACGGGAGCTCCGCCTGAGCATGCCGCCCCGCCATATCGAATGTTTCGACAACTCGAACCTGCAAGGGACCAATCCGGTGGCCTCCTGCGTCGTGTTCCGCGACGGCAAGCCGTCGCGAAAGGAATACCGACATTTCAACATCAAGACGGTCGTCGGAGCGAACGACTTCGCCTCGATGGAAGAGGTGATCGGCCGCCGCTACAGCCGGCTGCTCGCCGAGGGCGCCGAGCTTCCCGAGCTGATCGTCGTCGACGGCGGCAAGGGACAGCTCCGATTCGCCTACGAGACGCTGCAACGGCTCGGACTGGAACACAAAATAGCGATCGTCGGTCTGGCCAAGCGCATCGAGGAGGTCTATTTCCCGCACGACCCGCTGCCCTACTACATCGACCGCAACAGCGAGGCGCTCAAAGTGCTGATGCACATCCGCGACGAGGCGCACCGTTTCGGCATCACGTTTCACCGCAAAAAACGCTCGCTGGCCTTTATTCGCAGCGAGTTGGAGAGCATCCCGACGCTCGGTCCGCGCTCGGTCGACAAGCTGCTGCGCCATTATCGGACCGTCTCCAACATCCGTCGCGCGAGCGAGGAGGAGTTGTCCGGACTGATCGGGCGGCAGCGCGCAGCCGAGGTGATCCGATATTACAGCAAAGCCGGAGAGCTTTCCGTTGCCCACGGGACAGACGGGCCGTCGCCGAGCCATGACGAAAGCGCCCCGTCCAACGGCCGCGCTATCCCTCTCACGACAGCCGGAAAGGACAATCCCGCACCGTTCGATACGGAAGGCGACGGCTTCGCGCCAAAACAACGGGGGTAA
- a CDS encoding adenosine kinase: MKSVIGMGNALTDILINLKTDEVLERFSLPRGSMNLVDSDRQRRIGEYVAGMPRTLSLGGSASNTIRAMARMGVRTGYVGKVGRDTTGDFFEQALVNLGIEPHILRGNERSGRCVSLVSADGERTMCTFLGAALEMRGDELNESLFDGYDCLYIEGYLVQDHELIGRAVRLAKACGLTVALDLASFNIVDENLGFLNELTDGYVDVLFANEQEAFSFTGERNPLEALDKISRKCPLAVVKVGMQGAYIKHRGKVDHVGIMAEAKRVDTTGAGDFYAAGFLVGLTRGLSMVQCGTIGAIAAGRVIEVTGTTLADETWTEIDRLIRRVEAGGYLF; encoded by the coding sequence ATGAAAAGCGTCATCGGAATGGGCAATGCCCTGACGGATATTCTGATCAACCTGAAAACCGACGAAGTCCTCGAGCGGTTCTCGCTGCCCCGAGGCAGCATGAATCTGGTCGACAGCGACCGGCAACGCCGAATCGGAGAATACGTAGCCGGCATGCCGCGCACGCTGTCGCTCGGCGGATCGGCATCGAATACGATCCGGGCCATGGCCCGCATGGGCGTCCGTACCGGCTATGTCGGCAAGGTGGGACGGGACACGACGGGAGACTTCTTCGAGCAGGCCCTCGTCAACCTCGGCATCGAACCCCATATCCTGCGCGGAAACGAGCGGTCGGGCCGCTGCGTCTCGCTCGTCTCGGCCGACGGCGAGCGGACGATGTGCACTTTTCTCGGCGCCGCGCTCGAGATGCGGGGCGACGAACTGAACGAATCGCTGTTCGACGGCTACGACTGCCTCTACATCGAAGGCTACCTGGTCCAGGACCACGAACTGATCGGGCGGGCCGTCCGGCTCGCCAAGGCCTGCGGCCTGACAGTGGCCCTCGATCTGGCCAGCTTCAACATCGTAGACGAGAACCTCGGTTTTCTGAACGAGCTGACCGACGGCTACGTCGACGTGCTGTTCGCCAACGAGCAGGAGGCATTCTCGTTCACCGGCGAGCGGAATCCGCTCGAGGCGCTCGACAAGATTTCCCGCAAGTGTCCGCTCGCCGTCGTTAAGGTCGGCATGCAAGGCGCCTATATCAAGCACCGCGGCAAGGTCGACCATGTGGGCATCATGGCCGAGGCCAAGCGGGTCGATACGACCGGAGCCGGCGATTTTTACGCGGCAGGTTTTCTCGTCGGACTGACCCGAGGCTTGTCGATGGTCCAGTGCGGCACGATCGGCGCGATCGCGGCAGGCCGCGTAATCGAAGTGACCGGCACGACGCTCGCGGACGAGACATGGACCGAAATCGACCGACTGATCCGCCGGGTCGAAGCAGGCGGCTATCTGTTCTGA
- a CDS encoding YqaA family protein, whose product MEALLDWGYIGLFVGSFVAATVVPFSSDVLLVGMLAAGGNVWLSVLVATVGNWAGGLTSYWIGWIGRWEWIEKYLRVKHETLERHKSKVDRFGAWLALLTWLPFVGDVFAVALGFYRVNFRKSTVLMLVGKGARFVCWALLFIWGKDLWG is encoded by the coding sequence ATGGAAGCATTGCTCGACTGGGGATACATCGGTCTTTTCGTCGGCTCGTTCGTCGCGGCGACGGTCGTTCCGTTCAGCTCCGACGTGCTGCTCGTAGGCATGCTGGCCGCCGGAGGAAACGTCTGGCTCAGCGTGCTGGTCGCCACGGTCGGCAACTGGGCGGGCGGACTGACTTCGTACTGGATCGGCTGGATCGGCCGATGGGAATGGATCGAGAAATACCTGCGCGTCAAACACGAGACGCTGGAACGCCATAAAAGCAAAGTCGATCGCTTCGGCGCATGGCTCGCCCTGCTTACATGGTTGCCCTTTGTCGGCGACGTGTTCGCCGTCGCGCTCGGATTCTATCGAGTGAATTTCAGAAAATCGACCGTCTTGATGCTGGTCGGGAAAGGCGCCCGCTTCGTATGCTGGGCCTTATTGTTCATCTGGGGAAAAGACCTTTGGGGATAA
- the rpoC gene encoding DNA-directed RNA polymerase subunit beta': MSFKKDNKAQSGFSKISIGLASPEEILENSSGEVLKPETINYRTYKPERDGLFCERIFGPVKDYECHCGKYKRIRYKGIVCDRCGVEVTEKKVRRERMGHISLVVPVAHIWYFRSLPSKIGYLLGIPSKKLETIIYYERYVVIQAGAAAANGINDLDLLAEKEYLDILNALPKGNQQLDDSDPNKFIAQMGAEAIYTLLQRVDLDELSYSLRHKAGTETSQQRKAEALKRLHVVEAFRESREINKPEWMILKVIPVIPPELRPLVPLDGGRFATSDLNDLYRRVIIRNNRLKRLIEIKAPEVILRNEKRMLQEAVDSLFDNSRKSNAVKTESNRPLKSLSDSLKGKQGRFRQNLLGKRVDYSARSVIVVGPELKMHEMGIPKDMAAELYKPFVIRKLIERGIVKTVKSAKKIIDRKDPVIWDILENVIKGHPVLMNRAPTLHRLGIQAFQPKLIEGKALQLHPLACTAFNADFDGDQMAVHLPLGNAAILEAQILMLGSHNILNPANGAPITVPSQDMVLGLYYITKERPGSLGEGLSFYGPEEAIIAYNEKRADLHAKVKVMVDTVDENDVPVRKIVDTTVGRVLFNQVVPKEVGYLNEVLTKRSLRDIIGLVMKKSGAARTSQFLDDIKALGYRMAFQGGLSFNLDAVIIPEEKESLVNEGYERVEEVMESYNMGLITNNERYNQIIDIWTNINMKLTKTVLDHLTNDQQGFNPVYMMLDSGARGSKEQIRQLSGMRGLMAKPQKSGAEGGQVIENPILSNFKEGLSVLEYFISTHGARKGLADTALKTADAGYLTRRLVDVAQDVIITEEDCGTLRGLTATAIKRNEDVVQTLKERILGRTTVHDVYNPHTGEMIVAAGEEITESVADAIDAAGIESVEIRSVLTCESRNGVCAKCYGRNLATGRMVQKGEVVGVIAAQSIGEPGTQLTLRTFHVGGVAGGVATDNSIVSRYEGRIEIDELRVVKSKSDDGKEINMVISRLAELRIVDERTGIVLYTHNLPYGSMLYMNDGDTVKKGDLICEWDPYNAVIISEYDGKVAFENVIEGVTYRDEFDEQTGFREIVITESRDKTKNPVIRILNKQGEEQKQYNLPVGAHIVVKENASVKAGEILIKIPRAVGKAGDITGGLPRVTELFEARNPSNPAVVSEIDGEVSFGKIKRGNREIVITSKLGDVKRYLVPLSRQILVQENDYVRAGMPLSDGAVTPSDILAIQGPTKVQEYIVNEVQEVYRMQGVKINDKHFEVIVRQMMNKVQIEDPGDTRFLEEQIVDKWDFMAVNDELYDKVVVTDAGDSETMKPGMMITLRKLRDENSMLKRKDLKPVEVRDVIPATSNQVLQGITRAALQTSSFMSAASFQETTKVLNEAAILGKVDPLEKLKENVICGHLIPAGTGLRDYDNIVVGSQAEYDNLVAGAEK; this comes from the coding sequence ATGTCATTCAAGAAAGACAACAAGGCACAGAGCGGCTTCTCCAAGATTTCGATCGGTTTGGCCTCGCCCGAGGAGATTCTGGAAAACTCGAGCGGAGAAGTGCTGAAGCCCGAGACAATAAACTATCGTACGTACAAGCCCGAGCGCGACGGTCTTTTCTGCGAGCGGATTTTCGGTCCGGTCAAAGACTACGAGTGCCATTGCGGCAAATACAAACGGATCCGTTACAAGGGCATCGTCTGCGACCGTTGCGGCGTCGAGGTGACCGAAAAGAAAGTGCGCCGCGAGCGGATGGGACATATCTCGCTGGTCGTTCCGGTAGCTCATATCTGGTATTTCCGTTCGTTGCCCTCGAAAATCGGCTATCTGCTCGGCATTCCGTCCAAAAAGCTGGAGACGATCATCTATTACGAGCGCTACGTGGTGATTCAGGCCGGAGCGGCCGCAGCCAACGGCATCAACGATCTGGACCTGCTGGCCGAGAAGGAGTATCTCGACATCCTGAACGCGCTTCCGAAAGGCAATCAGCAGCTGGACGACAGCGATCCGAACAAGTTCATCGCGCAGATGGGCGCCGAGGCGATCTATACGCTGTTGCAGCGCGTGGATTTGGACGAGTTGTCCTATTCGCTCCGCCACAAGGCCGGAACGGAGACTTCCCAACAGCGTAAGGCCGAGGCGCTGAAGCGGTTGCACGTCGTCGAGGCGTTCCGCGAGTCGCGCGAGATCAACAAGCCCGAGTGGATGATTCTGAAAGTGATTCCGGTCATCCCGCCCGAGCTGCGTCCGCTCGTGCCGCTGGACGGCGGTCGTTTCGCCACTTCGGACCTGAACGACCTGTATCGACGCGTGATTATCCGCAACAACCGTCTGAAGCGCCTGATCGAAATCAAGGCGCCGGAGGTGATCCTGCGTAACGAGAAGCGTATGCTGCAAGAGGCCGTCGACTCGCTGTTCGACAACTCGCGCAAGAGCAATGCCGTCAAAACCGAGTCGAACCGACCGCTCAAGTCGTTGTCCGACAGCCTGAAGGGTAAGCAGGGACGTTTCCGCCAGAATTTGCTCGGTAAGCGTGTCGACTATTCGGCCCGCTCGGTAATCGTCGTCGGCCCGGAACTGAAGATGCACGAGATGGGTATTCCGAAGGACATGGCCGCCGAGCTGTACAAACCCTTCGTGATCCGCAAGCTGATCGAGCGCGGCATCGTCAAGACGGTCAAGTCGGCCAAGAAAATCATCGACCGCAAGGACCCGGTGATCTGGGATATTCTCGAAAATGTCATCAAGGGGCATCCAGTGCTGATGAACCGCGCTCCGACGCTGCACCGTCTCGGTATTCAGGCATTCCAGCCCAAGCTGATCGAGGGCAAGGCGCTGCAACTGCATCCGCTGGCTTGTACGGCGTTCAACGCCGACTTCGACGGCGACCAGATGGCCGTGCACTTGCCGCTGGGCAATGCCGCCATTCTGGAGGCGCAGATTTTGATGCTCGGTTCGCACAATATCCTGAACCCGGCCAACGGAGCGCCGATCACGGTGCCTTCGCAGGACATGGTGCTCGGACTTTATTATATCACCAAGGAGCGTCCCGGTTCGCTGGGAGAGGGTCTGAGCTTCTACGGCCCCGAAGAGGCGATCATCGCCTACAACGAGAAGCGCGCCGATCTGCATGCGAAGGTGAAAGTGATGGTCGATACGGTCGACGAGAACGACGTTCCGGTGCGCAAGATCGTCGACACGACGGTCGGCCGCGTGCTGTTCAACCAAGTCGTGCCTAAGGAAGTGGGCTATCTGAACGAAGTGCTGACGAAACGTTCGCTGCGCGACATCATCGGTCTGGTAATGAAAAAATCCGGTGCGGCACGCACTTCGCAGTTTCTGGACGACATCAAGGCGCTCGGCTACCGGATGGCATTCCAAGGCGGCCTGTCGTTCAACCTCGACGCGGTGATTATCCCCGAGGAGAAAGAGTCGCTCGTCAACGAGGGCTACGAGCGCGTCGAGGAGGTGATGGAGAGCTATAACATGGGTCTGATCACGAACAACGAGCGTTACAACCAGATCATCGACATCTGGACGAATATCAACATGAAGCTGACCAAGACGGTGCTCGACCACCTGACCAACGACCAGCAAGGGTTCAACCCGGTATACATGATGCTGGACTCGGGAGCCCGCGGTTCGAAGGAGCAGATCCGTCAGCTCTCGGGTATGCGAGGCCTGATGGCCAAGCCCCAGAAGTCGGGAGCCGAGGGCGGTCAGGTCATCGAGAACCCGATTCTGTCGAACTTCAAGGAGGGATTGTCTGTGCTCGAGTACTTCATTTCGACGCACGGCGCCCGTAAAGGTTTGGCCGATACGGCCTTGAAAACGGCCGACGCCGGTTATCTGACGCGCCGTCTGGTGGACGTGGCTCAGGACGTAATCATTACCGAGGAGGACTGCGGCACGCTGCGCGGACTGACCGCCACGGCGATCAAGCGTAACGAGGACGTCGTGCAGACGCTCAAGGAACGTATTCTGGGCCGGACGACGGTACACGACGTGTACAATCCGCACACGGGCGAGATGATCGTTGCCGCCGGGGAGGAGATCACCGAATCGGTGGCCGACGCGATCGACGCGGCCGGAATCGAGTCGGTCGAAATCCGCTCGGTACTGACCTGCGAGTCTCGCAACGGCGTCTGCGCCAAGTGCTACGGCCGCAATCTGGCGACCGGCCGCATGGTGCAGAAGGGCGAGGTGGTCGGCGTGATCGCCGCCCAGTCGATCGGCGAGCCGGGTACTCAGCTGACGCTGCGTACTTTCCACGTCGGCGGTGTGGCCGGCGGCGTAGCGACCGACAACAGCATCGTGTCACGCTACGAGGGCCGTATCGAGATCGACGAGCTGCGCGTCGTCAAGAGCAAAAGCGACGACGGCAAGGAGATCAACATGGTCATCAGCCGTCTGGCCGAGTTGCGCATCGTCGACGAGCGTACCGGCATCGTGCTTTATACGCATAACCTGCCTTACGGCTCGATGCTCTACATGAACGACGGCGACACGGTCAAGAAAGGCGATCTGATCTGCGAGTGGGATCCGTACAATGCCGTGATCATTTCGGAGTACGACGGTAAGGTGGCTTTCGAGAACGTGATCGAAGGCGTGACCTACCGTGACGAGTTCGACGAGCAGACCGGTTTCCGCGAAATCGTGATCACCGAGTCGAGGGACAAGACCAAGAACCCGGTCATCAGGATTCTGAACAAACAGGGCGAGGAGCAGAAGCAATACAATCTGCCTGTAGGAGCGCATATCGTCGTGAAGGAGAACGCATCGGTCAAGGCCGGAGAAATTCTGATCAAGATTCCTCGGGCCGTCGGCAAAGCCGGCGACATCACGGGCGGTCTGCCGCGCGTGACGGAGCTGTTCGAGGCGCGCAACCCGTCGAATCCGGCCGTCGTATCGGAAATCGACGGAGAGGTCTCCTTCGGCAAGATCAAGCGCGGTAACCGCGAAATCGTCATCACCTCCAAGCTGGGCGACGTGAAGCGTTATCTGGTTCCGCTGTCGCGCCAGATTCTGGTGCAGGAGAACGACTATGTCCGTGCGGGCATGCCGCTGTCGGACGGCGCCGTGACTCCGAGCGATATTCTGGCTATTCAGGGTCCGACGAAGGTGCAGGAGTACATCGTCAACGAGGTTCAGGAAGTGTACCGCATGCAGGGCGTGAAGATCAACGACAAGCACTTCGAGGTGATCGTCCGTCAGATGATGAACAAGGTGCAGATCGAGGACCCGGGTGACACCCGTTTCTTGGAGGAGCAGATCGTCGACAAATGGGACTTCATGGCCGTCAACGACGAGCTGTACGACAAGGTGGTCGTGACCGACGCCGGCGATTCGGAGACGATGAAGCCGGGTATGATGATCACGCTGCGCAAGCTGCGCGACGAGAACTCGATGCTCAAGCGCAAGGACCTGAAGCCCGTCGAGGTACGCGATGTGATTCCGGCTACGTCGAATCAGGTGCTGCAAGGTATTACGCGCGCCGCATTGCAGACGAGCAGCTTCATGTCGGCCGCTTCGTTCCAAGAGACGACCAAGGTACTCAACGAGGCCGCCATTCTGGGCAAGGTCGATCCGTTGGAGAAGCTGAAGGAGAACGTGATCTGCGGCCATCTGATTCCGGCCGGTACGGGATTGCGCGACTACGACAACATCGTTGTCGGTTCTCAGGCGGAATACGACAACTTGGTGGCAGGAGCCGAAAAATAG
- a CDS encoding lysophospholipid acyltransferase family protein, with product MELIKSSDLYFGRKGLWARWRARAIMKLAALDRINRLYSDALAYEGPYPEGLLHAMDVRTEVDPREADRIPPEGPAIVIANHPTGALDGIVLIDWLSKRRPDARFMGNYLLSRIGPLKRYFISVDPFDAKAAGNVSGMREAMRHLSRGGLLVIFPAGEVATWRKGFRDIGDREWPRGVMRFIRRAEVPVIPLYIDARNSPLFRLAGKLHPMLRTALLPRELLNKKGVGVELRIGSAVLPRKTASLTETDYNGYLRASVEYFKPLDGRRRPPRAARRAARKVPDEVLGAVDVPLLEAELDSLRGGHRLFEYGSYEVYLAPPDRIPHMMIEIGSLRERTFREIGEGTKNAIDTDRFDSYYYQLFVWDREARRLVGAYRLGMGDRIMERYGLKGFYTNTLFRMKPAMGEVMGKTIELGRSFIVRDYQRKPVSLMLLWKGILYVLLRNGQFRYLLGPVTISGGFQSASKLIIASHIRDFYLDREKAGWIRPRTGIDIRVRIDENLIAGIRSIDLINRLVCDIEKNAYSIPVLIRKYLQLNSSVLGFNTDHEFCDSLDALMLLDLKKVPEETILMLSKELADIDVLGRFKHIVD from the coding sequence ATGGAACTGATCAAGTCGAGCGACTTATATTTCGGCCGGAAGGGCTTGTGGGCCCGGTGGCGGGCCCGGGCCATCATGAAGCTGGCCGCTCTGGACCGAATCAACAGGCTGTACAGCGACGCGCTCGCTTATGAGGGTCCCTATCCGGAAGGGCTGTTGCACGCTATGGACGTGCGCACCGAAGTCGATCCGCGGGAGGCGGACCGGATTCCGCCCGAAGGACCGGCCATCGTGATCGCGAATCATCCCACCGGCGCTCTCGACGGCATCGTGCTGATCGACTGGCTGTCGAAACGGCGTCCCGACGCGCGTTTCATGGGTAATTACCTGCTTTCGAGGATCGGTCCGCTGAAGCGCTATTTCATCAGCGTGGACCCGTTCGACGCGAAAGCCGCAGGGAACGTCTCCGGCATGCGCGAGGCGATGCGGCATCTGTCGCGGGGCGGACTGCTCGTGATCTTCCCTGCGGGCGAAGTAGCGACCTGGCGCAAAGGATTCCGCGACATAGGCGACCGCGAGTGGCCCCGGGGGGTGATGCGGTTTATCCGTCGGGCGGAGGTTCCGGTGATTCCCCTTTACATCGATGCGCGCAACAGCCCTCTGTTCCGTCTGGCCGGCAAGCTGCATCCGATGCTTCGGACGGCCCTGCTGCCGCGCGAGCTGCTCAACAAGAAGGGAGTCGGAGTGGAGCTGAGAATCGGATCGGCCGTTCTGCCGCGAAAGACCGCTTCGCTGACGGAAACCGACTATAACGGCTATCTGAGGGCTTCCGTCGAGTATTTCAAGCCGTTGGACGGCCGCCGTCGGCCGCCCCGAGCGGCCCGGCGGGCCGCTCGGAAGGTGCCCGACGAGGTGCTGGGCGCCGTGGACGTGCCGCTGCTCGAAGCCGAGTTGGACTCGCTGCGTGGCGGTCACCGGCTTTTCGAGTATGGAAGTTACGAGGTGTACCTGGCTCCTCCCGATAGAATTCCGCATATGATGATCGAAATCGGCAGTCTCCGCGAGCGGACGTTTCGGGAGATCGGGGAGGGAACCAAGAACGCGATCGATACGGATCGTTTCGACTCGTACTACTATCAGCTGTTCGTCTGGGACCGGGAGGCCCGGCGTCTGGTGGGCGCTTACCGGCTCGGCATGGGCGACCGGATCATGGAACGCTACGGTCTGAAGGGCTTTTATACGAATACGTTGTTCCGGATGAAGCCTGCGATGGGAGAGGTGATGGGCAAGACGATCGAGCTGGGGCGCTCGTTCATCGTCAGGGACTATCAGCGCAAGCCCGTTTCGCTGATGCTGTTGTGGAAAGGCATTCTGTACGTGCTGCTGCGCAACGGGCAGTTCCGCTATCTGCTCGGGCCGGTAACGATATCGGGCGGGTTCCAAAGCGCCTCGAAGCTGATCATCGCCTCCCATATCCGCGATTTCTATCTCGACCGCGAGAAGGCGGGGTGGATTCGTCCGCGCACCGGAATCGATATTCGGGTCCGGATCGACGAGAACCTGATCGCGGGTATCCGTTCGATCGATCTGATCAACAGGCTTGTCTGCGACATCGAGAAAAACGCCTATTCGATCCCGGTGCTCATTCGCAAGTATCTGCAACTCAACAGCAGCGTGCTGGGATTCAATACCGATCACGAATTTTGCGACTCGCTCGACGCGCTGATGCTGCTCGACCTGAAGAAGGTTCCCGAGGAGACGATTCTGATGCTGTCCAAGGAACTGGCCGACATCGACGTACTGGGTCGATTCAAGCATATCGTCGACTGA